The Drosophila subobscura isolate 14011-0131.10 chromosome A, UCBerk_Dsub_1.0, whole genome shotgun sequence genome includes the window ACAAGCAGCCATCGACTCGGTGAACACGAACAAGATCGGCTTAAAGGGCCCACTGATGACGCCCGTGGGAAAAGGGCATCGTTCGCTTAACTTGGCCCTTCGCAAGGAGTTCAACCTCTATGCCAATGTGCGTCCCTGCCGCAGTCTTGAGGGCTATAAAACACTGTACGATGATGTTGACGTAGTTACTATACGTGAAAACACCGAGGGCGAGTACTCGGGCATTGAACACGAGATCGTCGATGGCGTCGTTCAGAGCATCAAGCTGATCACCGAGGAGGCCTCTAAGCGCGTGGCCGAGTATGCCTTTCAATATGCCAAGAACAATAATCGGAAAAAGGTAACCGTCGTGCACAAGGCAAACATTATGTAAGTAGATACTCATAAATTAAGATAAATCATAACACATACACTCACTGAATTATCTAATCCTATTTTTAGGCGTATGTCCGATGGTCTGTTTCTGCGATGTGTTCGAGATATGGCCCAAAAATTTCCGGATATCCAGTTTGAGGAGCGATATTTGGACACCGTTTGCTTAAACATGGTCCAGAATCCAGGCAAATATGACGTACTTGTAAGTTACGTCCTTTTAGTGATGAGAGCTGTATTAGTGATCCTTGGATCGTTCGCTTTCAGGTCATGCCCAATCTGTATGGTGATATTCTATCCGATATGTGTGCCGGTCTGGTTGGCGGTCTCGGCCTGACGCCCTCTGGCAACATGGGTCTGAACGGCGCGCTCTTTGAGTCTGTTCATGGTACCGCTCCCGATATTGCTGGCAAGGATTTGGCCAACCCCACTGCCCTTCTTCTTTCCGCAGTCATGATGCTGCGCCACATGGAGCTTAACTCACACGCCGATAAGATTGAGCGCGCTGCTTTCGAAACCATCAAAGAGGGCAAATACTTGACCGGAGATCTCGGCGGCCGCGCAAAGTGCTCTGAGTTCACAAACGAGATCTGCATCAAACTGTAAATTGCACCCCGGAAAACCCGCGTCAAATTATAAAAACCTCAACAAATCCCTAACGAGAATAGAAAAAGtagtttaaaaaattgttaaatggGTGAAGATGGATCCAGTCcagtataaaaaaaaagctatTAAACACTCGCtcgaaaaccaaaaatttgtttaaaaaaaccGTATGTACATAACATAGCCGCAAGTTTTatcaattaaactttttcGAATTCTGTTTAAATTTACTCCCCAAtcaccaaacaaaacaaatgaaaaatatagCAGAGCTCCTTAAAGTATTTTATGTTCTTATACTTATTGTGCCTTATTTAATTTGATCAGGCCATATTTGCAccatattattattatacaagtaattacttaaatatttattgaaaatggACTTGTTAAGCCTTTCGTGTTAAATTAAACTATCCATAACAGCATTCAGTAAAGTtcaccaaaaaggaaaaaaaatggAGAACCTTTTCCTaaatttgaatggaaaatgtaacAGCAAATCAAGTTTAAAGTTGAGTGCCCACGGTTACAATAATTTGTTCAATAAAAACTCGCAATACAAGTAGTGAAACGTATAAAACCTTCagaaaaacatacaaaagCTATTGaattaagcaatttttattgaaaagaATGCGGAATGTAATGAAAAAGCATTAAGCTATtgttaaaaatcaataaaacaaaccaaactAAAACCTATTACCTGGCGTCAATATTCAAACTATGGACTTCTTAGAAATCTTACTCTTTAATAATTTCCGGTATTCATAGAGTAAATTCGGGGTAAATTTTATCTGTGCTCGAAATTGGATATatatctataaaatatatattctcttgatcagcatcaatagccgagtcgatatagccatttCTGACTGACCGTCCATCtggtttgtcggctagttttCAGAGACTATTAGAGATAGAGCAACCAGAGCTTGCATCCGGACTGCTGtgtcacactgatacaagtgtatttcaaaattacGCCGCGCCGCCTTCCGCCCCGTAAATCGCGAAAAATCTGCGGTATTCACAACtttgaagatacgagaaaactaaaaacgccattccgtagggaaggaccatatctatcagatcagatTAAGGTCAGATTGGATGATTAtaatagccagaatgaagaaattaatttgcagtgcactatgggtgcccgaatttttggcatttatgtaattttttttgggtaaaatatttgaatgcgacttaacTTTTCTGATTCCTAAATATCCAGATAGGACAAAACTGGTTGtagaagatttttacctagtatcatatgttttttgcgcgctttcaaagtcggctgattttgagatgctttgacttgtgaaaaagtgcggaAAAAATTGATCAACATGCAGATGTAATTGTAGCTTgattacaaagtttatatacaagtaaaaatatggaaataacagGTCaaggtatttaaattaattgttaatacatgtttttgtatggttgtgtgtagttatttaattgtgtctttttagcttggtactaacaattgcacgtgttttccatggaatattacttttgcacagcacaccactgcacagaagttcaagtttttgccccttttcgagaaattttaaattttgcagatgcttatgagttcactcatgcagcgctgctggaggtctggacaAACACCAATcgtgaagcagacgcaataaaatgttgtaatttaaagaGTATTTATCCAATTAAAAGTTAGTTAAGTAAGTACtaagcgaaattcaattgtacgttggagcgattccaatcgaattacttttaaccaaacTGTACGATTATTCCATACCTACTTATACTTAGAACTAATTAATAGAAACTGTATATATACCTCACATTTTACCAAATAAAATCAGTACGAAAGGAAACTCTGACGTATTCACATCTCCGAAGCCCAATTTGTTCAAGTACCGATTGCGGCGACATTTTGTTACTGGTACATGAACCGGTGgcatacacatttatttatttcaattaaaaattatctGCTAATtatggaataggaataataataaactaattataaatgtacaagagaagaaggaaagatacaatttacacattttctaaactaaggtaatgataaatgttaaatataattttttcaagGGATAATTCGGGGGATAATAAATGGtacaagtaattataattattgcataaaatCCGGAAAGGTTCATGCTGGGAGTAATTAGATCTACATATGGATAATTGGATGGGGTGTAAAGTACGGGTTGGTCTGGAGGGAACCGAAAAATCTATTCGTCCCAAAAGCGTTTGGGAGTCCACAATCCCGAGAATGAGCTTATGCATGAATACCACCACATTGCAAATTCTGCGATGGTGTAAAGAGGGTAGGTTCAGTAGTTTTAGCCTAGATAGGTATGGTGGATCTGATAATCCTATTGGGCTTTGAGGTGGCTCAGAGGGGGCCCagctgaggccaccggacgggtcgcaggttgcggatagcgaacgACCTACCCCAGTGGGTAGGTCAGCTGCGAATAGGCGGGCTAAAGAGCATCAACTAAGTTGGCTCTGAGGGAGAGTACCGAAATAAGcagtcccggacagccagcgggtgttcgcgacgcagcaacactgacgatgcgcttgtggtgccgcctctcattaagtagctcacacaatcccatccctacacaacacctaaccacatcctagccccaacactcacctcacacactcactcgacccgtgccaagagtcagcctggctgggggcccggtataaaaactagcccagtcgtgaacggagagctcagggacttggcagccccctgttctaattatgccttacccgggtaacgcagagctct containing:
- the LOC117889574 gene encoding probable isocitrate dehydrogenase [NAD] subunit alpha, mitochondrial isoform X2 — protein: MAARFIQKIVNTTPYSSRAYSSGSKKVTLIPGDGIGPEISAAVQKIFAAANVPIEWEAVDVTPVRGPDGKFGIPQAAIDSVNTNKIGLKGPLMTPVGKGHRSLNLALRKEFNLYANVRPCRSLEGYKTLYDDVDVVTIRENTEGEYSGIEHEIVDGVVQSIKLITEEASKRVAEYAFQYAKNNNRKKVTVVHKANIMRMSDGLFLRCVRDMAQKFPDIQFEERYLDTVCLNMVQNPGKYDVLVMPNLYGDILSDMCAGLVGGLGLTPSGNMGLNGALFESVHGTAPDIAGKDLANPTALLLSAVMMLRHMELNSHADKIERAAFETIKEGKYLTGDLGGRAKCSEFTNEICIKL
- the LOC117889574 gene encoding probable isocitrate dehydrogenase [NAD] subunit alpha, mitochondrial isoform X1, whose protein sequence is MAARFIQKILNQLSLTAARDPAAVSASTVVSETTLETKVNTTPYSSRAYSSGSKKVTLIPGDGIGPEISAAVQKIFAAANVPIEWEAVDVTPVRGPDGKFGIPQAAIDSVNTNKIGLKGPLMTPVGKGHRSLNLALRKEFNLYANVRPCRSLEGYKTLYDDVDVVTIRENTEGEYSGIEHEIVDGVVQSIKLITEEASKRVAEYAFQYAKNNNRKKVTVVHKANIMRMSDGLFLRCVRDMAQKFPDIQFEERYLDTVCLNMVQNPGKYDVLVMPNLYGDILSDMCAGLVGGLGLTPSGNMGLNGALFESVHGTAPDIAGKDLANPTALLLSAVMMLRHMELNSHADKIERAAFETIKEGKYLTGDLGGRAKCSEFTNEICIKL